One window of Lytechinus variegatus isolate NC3 chromosome 2, Lvar_3.0, whole genome shotgun sequence genomic DNA carries:
- the LOC121407458 gene encoding eukaryotic translation initiation factor 2-alpha kinase 1-like, which yields MAGSGSISKGMQDRLNRRVVPEPLTEFDNSDAVPASNAEAMMQIQPAGLHKDVILVSLLKGWCKANGKSDNKSQRLYKKMFRKLQDNKVISPAHVDALKQCNYDILLKTLVSWSLSSSSDDSPGGGALLPFAHRLPLPDHDQSAFFRQRYETDFIQMESIGEGGFGKVYKVQHKLDKEHYAIKKIKVTKKKSCSLESIQREIQMLACLSHPNVVRYHQSWFGEEILAVTKHANKHRPMLEFRSFNDLESSDDEKGDEEEEEEEEDEEEEERDREEMLIINKDEDDSFTDKSKFMYSCQEKKSISKRGSTSPIITEYVESSTQHHSKHSSTVVFNNQPDIDMFDPEFKVSYEEERFDSGELVNEFFLQTSENVENIRPLAKEFDQTSYTEGVTNTPESSGTSSSTVIFQNVESDGTDCDDFKLPSQKEQNSPRHKVLRQSRKFERHVETTVQSDDYEEIRTTATTSKNIVKSTIIPVTSATAALLSTITSSLSSSTQIHQRIHGASSRTYGAVQNGAFRRSISWDGQESSPEVDGGCWSRPRQLYKRRYYLYIQMELCKSTLRAWLSERNDRVATKNQFDVVNERDNQNIYKQILEGIDYIHTQNILHRDVTPKNIFLSHNADDHPLVKIGDFGLARVDVITELKTPMRFQRNQEFDECCIDPGVSQTYTSGVGTQTYAAPEQLDGTTYDKKSDMYSMGLILYELYHPFVTGMERHKCLERLRKGIISEEVQKRWPVQYSAIQCLTKDNSKERPSAADLLSGDMFPSKDKIIESQADEIERLTKLLAEKDAEISQMKEKYS from the exons ATGGCTGGCTCTGGGAGTATCAGCAAAGGGATGCAAGATCGTCTGAATCGGAGAGTGGTGCCTGAACCCCTCACAGAGTTTGATA atTCTGATGCAGTGCCTGCTTCCAATGCTGAAGCAATGATGCAGATCCAGCCAGCTGGCTTGCATAAAGATGTCATTCTTGTCTCTCTCCTGAAAGGATGGTGCAAGGCAAATGGGAAGAGCGACAATAAGAGTCAGAGACTCTACAAGAAGATGTTTCGCAAACTACAGGATAATAAG gttATATCACCCGCTCATGTTGATGCCCTCAAGCAGTGTAATTATGACATCCTTTTGAAGACGCTTGTCTCTTGGTCTCTCTCTTCATCCAGTGAT GATTCTCCTGGGGGCGGAGCTTTGTTACCCTTTGCACATCGTTTACCGCTACCAGACCACGATCAGTCGGCTTTCTTCCGTCAGCGCTATGAAAcagatttcattcaaatggaGTCTATTGGTGAAGGAGGATTTGGCAAAGTGTACAAg GTTCAGCATAAGTTGGATAAAGAACATTATGCTATCAAAAAGATTAAAGTGACCAAGAAGAAATCATGCTCCCTTGAG TCTATACAGAGGGAAATACAAATGCTGGCCTGTCTGAGCCATCCTAACGTTGTTCGATATCACCAATCTTGGTTTGGAGAGGAAATACTAGCCGTTACTAAACATGCAAACAAACATCGACCGATGCTGGAATTCAG gtcATTCAATGACTTGGAATCCAGTGATGATGAAAAGGgagatgaggaggaggaagaagaggaggaggacgaagaagaagaagaaagggatAGAGAGGAGATGTTGATCataaataaagatgaagatgattCTTTTACTGATAAATCAAAGTTCATGTATTCTTGCCAGGAGAAGAAAAGCATCAGCAAACGTGGGTCAACATCTCCGATCATAACAGAATATGTAGAATCAAGCACACAGCATCATTCTAAGCATTCCAGTACAGTGGTGTTTAATAATCAACCAGATATTGATATGTTTGATCCAGAGTTCAAAGTTTCATATGAAGAAGAGAGATTTGACAGTGGTGAGTTAGTCAATGAATTCTTTTTACAAACGAGCGAGAATGTAGAGAACATCAGGCCCTTGGCCAAAGAATTTGATCAAACATCATACACTGAGGGAGTAACTAATACTCCGGAATCATCAGGAACATCCAGCAGCACagtcatttttcaaaatgtggAGTCAGATGGAACAGACTGTGATGATTTCAAATTACCATCCCAGAAAGAACAAAATTCTCCCAGACACAAAGTCTTGCGGCAGTCGCGCAAGTTCGAAAGGCATGTTGAAACAACGGTGCAGTCTGACGACTATGAAGAAATCAGAACTACTGCCACGACTTccaaaaatattgtgaaaagtaCAATCATTCCGGTTACGTCAGCCACTGCTGCATTGTTGAGTACCATAACATCGTCGCTTAGTTCTTCAACCCAGATTCACCAAAGGATCCATGGTGCATCGTCCCGTACATATGGAGCAGTACAAAATGGTGCATTCCGTCGGTCAATAAGTTGGGATGGTCAAGAGTCCAGTCCTGAAGTAGATGGTGGATGTTGGTCCAGGCCGAGGCAGTTGTACAAGAGACGTTATTATCTCTACATCCAAATGGAGCTGTGTAAAAGTACACTTAGAGCGTGGTTGAGTGAGCGCAATGATAGAGTAGCAACTAAGA ATCAATTTGATGTTGTGAATGAGAGAGATAATCAAAATATCTACAAGCAGATACTTGAAGGAATAGATTAcatccacacacaaaatataCTACACAGAGATGTGACT CCTAAGAATATATTCTTGAGCCACAACGCTGATGACCATCCTCTAGTCAAGATAGGAGATTTTGGATTAGCCCGGGTAGACGTCATCACTGAGCTGAAGACTCCAATGAGATTTCAGAGGAACCAAGAATTTGATG AGTGTTGCATTGACCCCGGTGTCTCCCAAACTTATACATCTGGGGTTGGAACACAAACCTATGCAGCACCAGAACAGCTGGATGGGACTACATATGACAAAAAG TCTGATATGTATAGCATGGGACTGATCCTCTATGAGTTATACCACCCGTTTGTTACTGGCATGGAAAGACACAAGTGCTTGGAAAGACTACGAAAAGGAATCATCTCAGAAGAAGTTCAGAAAAGATGGCCTGTGCAG taCTCTGCGATCCAGTGTCTAACAAAAGATAATAGCAAGGAAAGACCCAGTGCTGCAGATCTTTTGTCTGGTGATATGTTCCCTTCAAAAGATAAG ATAATAGAAAGCCAAGCAGATGAGATTGAGAGATTAACGAAACTGCTTGCTGAAAAAGATGCCGAGATAAGccaaatgaaagaaaagtatTCATGA